Proteins co-encoded in one Streptomyces sp. NBC_01283 genomic window:
- a CDS encoding SGNH/GDSL hydrolase family protein, whose protein sequence is MRKPWIGGVLAAVLLLGACGDPGSGGASDEVPETPAAARTSDAARDEPPAGPADPSPSSTTRRRAAEKPRPANAPKVLYLGDSLAMENQTVLGDHLRDGLGARYRSAPYSGTTLCDYLEGTGKDSLVPDKDKAATLVREQRPDYVVLQFWGNAWGYTPCMDGITYDKARQKYFDRYAADAKELASQIRGAGSGAGRPRIVWVLQGPDPITPDRVRRVNGIYAAQARASGGVIADAGRAVAPAADRYTWVEKLPCTSYERSHPAYCTGAGRAALHRGDDYLHFCLAPTTAKSRPCPARSPGIRRMAAEITRAVASAG, encoded by the coding sequence TCGGGGCGTGCGGTGACCCCGGCTCCGGAGGGGCGTCGGACGAGGTCCCGGAGACCCCCGCCGCCGCACGGACCTCCGACGCCGCGCGGGACGAGCCGCCCGCCGGGCCCGCCGACCCCTCGCCCTCCTCGACCACCCGCCGCCGCGCCGCGGAGAAGCCACGGCCCGCGAACGCCCCGAAGGTCCTCTACCTCGGCGATTCCCTCGCCATGGAGAACCAGACGGTCCTCGGCGACCACCTCCGCGACGGTCTCGGCGCCCGCTACCGCAGCGCGCCCTACTCCGGCACCACCCTCTGCGACTACCTCGAAGGCACCGGCAAGGACTCCCTCGTCCCCGACAAGGACAAGGCCGCCACGCTGGTCCGCGAGCAGCGGCCCGACTACGTGGTCCTCCAGTTCTGGGGCAACGCGTGGGGCTATACGCCCTGCATGGACGGCATCACGTACGACAAGGCACGCCAGAAGTACTTCGACCGGTACGCCGCCGACGCGAAGGAACTCGCCTCGCAGATCCGCGGCGCCGGGTCCGGGGCGGGCCGGCCGCGGATCGTCTGGGTCCTCCAGGGCCCCGACCCGATCACGCCCGACCGCGTCCGGCGCGTCAACGGAATCTACGCGGCGCAGGCGCGGGCCTCCGGCGGGGTCATCGCCGACGCGGGCCGCGCGGTCGCTCCGGCGGCGGATCGGTACACGTGGGTGGAGAAGCTGCCGTGCACGTCGTACGAGCGGTCGCACCCGGCCTACTGCACCGGGGCTGGCCGCGCGGCCTTGCACCGGGGGGATGACTACCTGCACTTCTGTCTCGCCCCGACCACGGCCAAGTCCCGGCCCTGCCCTGCGCGTTCGCCCGGCATCCGCCGGATGGCCGCGGAGATCACTCGGGCCGTGGCCTCGGCGGGGTGA
- a CDS encoding DUF397 domain-containing protein — MGTNQQLTGAQWRKSSYSSDTGGDCIECAPLNGTAWRKSTYSSDTGGECIECAPLNGTAWRKSGYSGGTGGDCIECAPLDGATWLKSTYSGSGGGDCIELAQAQCNETIAVRDSKDPEGPAFTTTPRAFATFVAAAANGTLR; from the coding sequence ATGGGGACCAACCAGCAGCTGACGGGCGCGCAGTGGCGTAAGTCGTCCTACAGCTCGGACACCGGCGGCGACTGCATCGAATGCGCCCCCCTCAACGGCACAGCGTGGCGTAAGTCGACATACAGCAGCGACACCGGCGGCGAATGCATCGAATGCGCCCCGCTCAACGGCACGGCATGGCGTAAGTCGGGCTACAGCGGCGGCACCGGAGGCGACTGCATCGAATGCGCTCCCCTCGATGGCGCCACGTGGCTCAAGTCGACGTACAGCGGCAGCGGTGGCGGCGACTGCATTGAACTCGCCCAAGCCCAGTGCAACGAAACCATCGCCGTCCGCGACAGCAAGGACCCCGAAGGCCCCGCCTTCACCACCACCCCCCGAGCCTTCGCCACCTTCGTAGCGGCAGCGGCAAACGGCACGCTGAGGTAA